One Punica granatum isolate Tunisia-2019 chromosome 3, ASM765513v2, whole genome shotgun sequence genomic window carries:
- the LOC116200929 gene encoding protein root UVB sensitive 4 isoform X1 encodes MQSAFYAPRHFQPPRQPDKAHFDSQLPFSRNLKTHLKFPTFTNSLRAPLHFEPGEEEREVRKDSSPPGGPNSLVRLPVVVTRSSEVSRYVWDGTCLRLVSFGGVGGGGRAAAPFCLDDLGGGARRAARVCGAAVRDFFLPKQVSSNYVKYVKWKFLHRVFSSALQVLATQAMFRAIGIGYSRSLPSAAALNWVLKDGLGRLSRCIYTASLASAFDTNLKRVRFSTSVLFSLSVGLELLTPTFPQYFLLLASIANIAKQISLACYLATGSAVHRSFAIADNLGEVSAKAQIQSVCFDNVGLALAALLNMLFKNNQRLLAALLFAVYPIFTAIDLLGIYQGLKHVHLQTLTKGRLEIILNNWIDFGCVPLPAEVSNEEGIDIFNVKGKRVWPVRIGCLGTKVKIPELSMMTMRSISSKDYYFICLESYSRLNQSEKQNILVCLREGAATSDIIAGLLQACYVRKTLLKNRTFWDRSLDSYASDAISKEWFRVTEDSRERAKKDLPMVSEQISAAGWAVKNVLLSTEEQLRYSFVDD; translated from the exons ATGCAATCCGCTTTCTACGCTCCCCGCCATTTCCAACCTCCACGGCAACCCGACAAAGCCCACTTCGATTCTCAGCTTCCCTTCTCCAGAAACCTGAAGACCCACCTAAAGTTCCCAACTTTCACTAATTCTTTAAGAGCCCCACTTCACTTTGAGCCCGGGGAAGAAGAGCGGGAAGTGAGAAAAGATTCTTCTCCTCCGGGCGGACCCAATTCGCTCGTTAGGCTTCCCGTGGTGGTTACGAGGTCCAGCGAGGTCTCTAGGTACGTGTGGGACGGGACTTGTTTGCGGCTCGTGAGTTTTGGTGGCGTCGGGGGTGGTGGCCGTGCGGCAGCGCCGTTCTGTCTCGATGACTTAGGTGGCGGGGCGAGAAGGGCAGCTAGGGTTTGTGGGGCGGCGGTTAGGGATTTCTTTTTGCCGAAGCAGGTGAGCAGTAACTATGTGAAGTATGTGAAATGGAAGTTCTTGCACAGAGTGTTCAGCTCTGCTCTTCAGGTTCTTGCCACTCAG GCAATGTTCCGAGCTATAGGAATTGGGTACTCCCGTTCCCTTCCATCTGCTGCTGCTCTGAATTGGGTCTTGAAGGATGGCCTCGGTCGTCTTAGCCGATGCATTTACACAGCTAGCCTTGCATCAGCATTTGACACCAATTTAAAG AGGGTTCGGTTCTCCACTTCTGTTCTCTTCAGTTTGAGCGTCGGTTTAGAGCTTCTGACTCCCACATTCCCGCAATACTTCCTGCTTCTGGCTTCCATAGCCAACATTGCCAAGCAAATCAGCCTTGCCTGCTACTTAGCCACTGGT TCTGCTGTTCACCGAAGCTTTGCCATAGCAGATAACCTCGGTGAAGTTTCTGCAAAGGCACAA ATTCAATCAGTTTGCTTCGATAATGTCGGGCTTGCGCTAGCTGCGTTGCTCAATATGCTATTCAAGAATAACCAGAG ATTGCTAGCAGCTTTACTGTTTGCTGTATACCCAATTTTCACAGCTATAGATCTTCTTGGAATATATCAGGGGCTGAAGCATGTTCATCTGCAAACATTAACTAAG GGCAGGCTCGAGATTATTCTGAACAATTGGATCGATTTTGGCTGTGTGCCTTTACCTGCTGAAGTGAGTAATGAGGAAGGGATTGATATCTTTAATGTCAAAG GAAAACGAGTTTGGCCTGTCAGAATAGGCTGCTTAGGTACAAAGGTTAAGATTCCTGAATTATCAATGATGACGATGAGGTCCATCAGCAGTAAAGATTATTACTTCATCTGCTTGGAATCGTACAGCAGACTAAACCAAAGCGAGAAG cAGAACATCCTTGTTTGCCTTCGAGAAGGTGCTGCCACATCAGATATAATTGCAGGCTTGTTGCAG GCATGTTATGTTCGAAAGACTCTGCTCAAGAACAGGACTTTCTGGGATCGAAGTCTAGACTCCTATGCTTCCGACGCAATCTCAAAGGAGTGGTTCAGAGTGACTGAGGACAGTCGGGAGCGTGCCAAAAAGGATCTTCCAATGGTAAGCGAGCAGATCTCGGCAGCGGGCTGGGCAGTCAAAAATGTTCTGTTGAGTACAGAGGAGCAGCTTAGGTACAGTTTTGTAGATGATTGA
- the LOC116200326 gene encoding B3 domain-containing transcription factor VRN1-like — translation MEYGRDLSSPTLLKVYNGKIWQVVLRKLGGSIWLCGGWRKFMKKYKMREGYSVFFRYEGSSVFDVVILDEIGMEIEYPSRSTHSRSARARRPSSVIDIGNSTEEESGDESDEPLQSSASKVKADNSGKKYRATSSSSERTVQ, via the exons ATGGAGTATGGGAGGGATCTGTCAAGCCCGACACTTCTCAAGGTCTACAATGGCAAAATTTGGCAAGTTGTGCTTCGAAAACTGGGTGGCAGTATATGGTTATGTGGTGGATGGAGGAAGTTTATGAAAAAATACAAGATGAGGGAGGGGTACTCCGTATTCTTCAGGTATGAGGGGAGCTCTGTGTTTGATGTAGTAATATTGGACGAAATTGGGATGGAGATTGAATACCCCTCGAGATCGACCCATAGCAGGAGTGCTAGGGCCAGAAGGCCATCTTCGGTGATAGATATAGGAAATTCAACTGAAGAGGAATCTGGTGATGAAAGTGATGAACCATTACAGTCCTCGGCTTCCAAAGTGAAGGCTGACAACTCAGGGAAGAAGTATCGGGCAACCTCAAGTTCATCAGAAAGGACAG TTCAATAG
- the LOC116200930 gene encoding protein JINGUBANG, translating to MKNFKAGRIFSDERSSRGKGFDRLKSTGSNEDDPASNPPRYDKEEPGFMDTSPSFMTSSPLTKSPWSAHMSPMEATEAETFSPNVLMGSLVREEGHIYSLAASGDLLYTGSDSKNIRVWKNQKEFSGFKSNSGLVKAIIIAGEKIFSGHQDGKIRVWKVSSKSPNIHKRIGTLPTLRDYIKSSLNPSNYVEVRRNRNAVWIKHFDAISCLSLSEDKKLLYSASWDKTFKVWRISDFKCLESIAAHDDAVNSVVAGFDGLVFTGSADGTVKVWRRELQGKGTKHFFSQTLLKQECAVTALAVNEDGTVVYCGSSDGLVNFWDREKHLSHGGVLRGHKLAVLCLITAGNLVLSGSADMGICVWRKEGPDHICLSVLTGHNGPVKCLAAEKDQESFGSEQRWIVYSGSLDKSVKMWRVSEQAPPMQRGAQQSGTASMERRSSARLSASPSLSPQGRVSPK from the coding sequence ATGAAGAACTTTAAAGCAGGTCGCATATTCTCTGATGAGAGGAGCTCGCGCGGAAAGGGATTTGACCGACTAAAAAGCACCGGCTCCAATGAAGACGATCCCGCCTCTAACCCGCCGAGGTATGACAAGGAAGAGCCGGGATTCATGGACACTTCTCCTTCCTTTATGACGTCGTCTCCGCTCACCAAGTCTCCGTGGTCAGCTCACATGAGTCCCATGGAAGCAACGGAGGCCGAGACCTTCTCCCCGAACGTCCTGATGGGTTCTCTTGTCCGGGAAGAAGGACACATATACTCCCTTGCCGCCTCGGGGGACCTACTCTACACGGGTTCAGACAGCAAGAACATTCGGGTGTGGAAGAACCAAAAGGAGTTCTCGGGCTTCAAGTCCAACAGCGGGCTGGTAAAGGCGATCATCATAGCCGGCGAGAAGATCTTCTCGGGCCACCAGGACGGTAAGATCAGGGTGTGGAAGGTCTCGTCCAAGAGCCCGAACATCCACAAGCGCATAGGTACGCTCCCGACACTGAGGGATTACATCAAGAGCTCGCTGAACCCGAGCAACTACGTGGAGGTGAGGCGGAACCGTAACGCTGTCTGGATCAAGCACTTTGACGCCATCTCGTGCCTCAGCCTGAGTGAGGACAAGAAGCTACTATACTCGGCATCGTGGGACAAGACATTCAAGGTTTGGAGAATATCCGATTTCAAGTGCCTGGAGTCTATCGCAGCCCACGACGATGCCGTAAACTCTGTAGTTGCGGGCTTTGACGGCCTAGTCTTTACTGGGTCAGCAGATGGCACGGTTAAGGTCTGGCGGAGGGAGCTCCAGGGGAAGGGCACGAAGCATTTCTTCTCGCAGACCCTGCTCAAGCAGGAGTGCGCCGTCACGGCTCTGGCGGTCAACGAGGACGGGACAGTGGTCTACTGTGGCTCGTCGGACGGGCTGGTCAACTTCTGGGACCGGGAGAAGCATCTCTCGCATGGAGGGGTCTTGAGGGGCCACAAGCTCGCCGTGCTGTGCCTCATCACGGCTGGCAACCTAGTGCTGAGCGGGTCGGCCGACATGGGAATATGCGTGTGGAGGAAGGAGGGCCCCGACCACATCTGCCTGTCCGTGCTAACGGGCCACAACGGCCCCGTTAAATGCCTGGCAGCGGAGAAGGACCAGGAGTCTTTCGGGAGCGAGCAACGATGGATCGTGTACAGCGGCAGCCTGGACAAGTCAGTGAAGATGTGGAGGGTGTCCGAGCAGGCGCCGCCAATGCAGAGAGGGGCCCAACAGTCGGGGACGGCATCAATGGAACGCCGCAGCTCAGCCCGGTTGTCTGCATCCCCAAGCCTCTCTCCTCAAGGTCGGGTTAGCCCGAAATGA
- the LOC116200929 gene encoding protein root UVB sensitive 4 isoform X2 gives MQSAFYAPRHFQPPRQPDKAHFDSQLPFSRNLKTHLKFPTFTNSLRAPLHFEPGEEEREVRKDSSPPGGPNSLVRLPVVVTRSSEVSRYVWDGTCLRLVSFGGVGGGGRAAAPFCLDDLGGGARRAARVCGAAVRDFFLPKQVSSNYVKYVKWKFLHRVFSSALQVLATQAMFRAIGIGYSRSLPSAAALNWVLKDGLGRLSRCIYTASLASAFDTNLKRVRFSTSVLFSLSVGLELLTPTFPQYFLLLASIANIAKQISLACYLATGSAVHRSFAIADNLGEVSAKAQIQSVCFDNVGLALAALLNMLFKNNQRLLAALLFAVYPIFTAIDLLGIYQGLKHVHLQTLTKGRLEIILNNWIDFGCVPLPAEVSNEEGIDIFNVKGKRVWPVRIGCLGTKVKIPELSMMTMRSISSKDYYFICLESYSRLNQSEKNILVCLREGAATSDIIAGLLQACYVRKTLLKNRTFWDRSLDSYASDAISKEWFRVTEDSRERAKKDLPMVSEQISAAGWAVKNVLLSTEEQLRYSFVDD, from the exons ATGCAATCCGCTTTCTACGCTCCCCGCCATTTCCAACCTCCACGGCAACCCGACAAAGCCCACTTCGATTCTCAGCTTCCCTTCTCCAGAAACCTGAAGACCCACCTAAAGTTCCCAACTTTCACTAATTCTTTAAGAGCCCCACTTCACTTTGAGCCCGGGGAAGAAGAGCGGGAAGTGAGAAAAGATTCTTCTCCTCCGGGCGGACCCAATTCGCTCGTTAGGCTTCCCGTGGTGGTTACGAGGTCCAGCGAGGTCTCTAGGTACGTGTGGGACGGGACTTGTTTGCGGCTCGTGAGTTTTGGTGGCGTCGGGGGTGGTGGCCGTGCGGCAGCGCCGTTCTGTCTCGATGACTTAGGTGGCGGGGCGAGAAGGGCAGCTAGGGTTTGTGGGGCGGCGGTTAGGGATTTCTTTTTGCCGAAGCAGGTGAGCAGTAACTATGTGAAGTATGTGAAATGGAAGTTCTTGCACAGAGTGTTCAGCTCTGCTCTTCAGGTTCTTGCCACTCAG GCAATGTTCCGAGCTATAGGAATTGGGTACTCCCGTTCCCTTCCATCTGCTGCTGCTCTGAATTGGGTCTTGAAGGATGGCCTCGGTCGTCTTAGCCGATGCATTTACACAGCTAGCCTTGCATCAGCATTTGACACCAATTTAAAG AGGGTTCGGTTCTCCACTTCTGTTCTCTTCAGTTTGAGCGTCGGTTTAGAGCTTCTGACTCCCACATTCCCGCAATACTTCCTGCTTCTGGCTTCCATAGCCAACATTGCCAAGCAAATCAGCCTTGCCTGCTACTTAGCCACTGGT TCTGCTGTTCACCGAAGCTTTGCCATAGCAGATAACCTCGGTGAAGTTTCTGCAAAGGCACAA ATTCAATCAGTTTGCTTCGATAATGTCGGGCTTGCGCTAGCTGCGTTGCTCAATATGCTATTCAAGAATAACCAGAG ATTGCTAGCAGCTTTACTGTTTGCTGTATACCCAATTTTCACAGCTATAGATCTTCTTGGAATATATCAGGGGCTGAAGCATGTTCATCTGCAAACATTAACTAAG GGCAGGCTCGAGATTATTCTGAACAATTGGATCGATTTTGGCTGTGTGCCTTTACCTGCTGAAGTGAGTAATGAGGAAGGGATTGATATCTTTAATGTCAAAG GAAAACGAGTTTGGCCTGTCAGAATAGGCTGCTTAGGTACAAAGGTTAAGATTCCTGAATTATCAATGATGACGATGAGGTCCATCAGCAGTAAAGATTATTACTTCATCTGCTTGGAATCGTACAGCAGACTAAACCAAAGCGAGAAG AACATCCTTGTTTGCCTTCGAGAAGGTGCTGCCACATCAGATATAATTGCAGGCTTGTTGCAG GCATGTTATGTTCGAAAGACTCTGCTCAAGAACAGGACTTTCTGGGATCGAAGTCTAGACTCCTATGCTTCCGACGCAATCTCAAAGGAGTGGTTCAGAGTGACTGAGGACAGTCGGGAGCGTGCCAAAAAGGATCTTCCAATGGTAAGCGAGCAGATCTCGGCAGCGGGCTGGGCAGTCAAAAATGTTCTGTTGAGTACAGAGGAGCAGCTTAGGTACAGTTTTGTAGATGATTGA
- the LOC116200929 gene encoding protein root UVB sensitive 4 isoform X3, which translates to MQSAFYAPRHFQPPRQPDKAHFDSQLPFSRNLKTHLKFPTFTNSLRAPLHFEPGEEEREVRKDSSPPGGPNSLVRLPVVVTRSSEVSRYVWDGTCLRLVSFGGVGGGGRAAAPFCLDDLGGGARRAARVCGAAVRDFFLPKQAMFRAIGIGYSRSLPSAAALNWVLKDGLGRLSRCIYTASLASAFDTNLKRVRFSTSVLFSLSVGLELLTPTFPQYFLLLASIANIAKQISLACYLATGSAVHRSFAIADNLGEVSAKAQIQSVCFDNVGLALAALLNMLFKNNQRLLAALLFAVYPIFTAIDLLGIYQGLKHVHLQTLTKGRLEIILNNWIDFGCVPLPAEVSNEEGIDIFNVKGKRVWPVRIGCLGTKVKIPELSMMTMRSISSKDYYFICLESYSRLNQSEKQNILVCLREGAATSDIIAGLLQACYVRKTLLKNRTFWDRSLDSYASDAISKEWFRVTEDSRERAKKDLPMVSEQISAAGWAVKNVLLSTEEQLRYSFVDD; encoded by the exons ATGCAATCCGCTTTCTACGCTCCCCGCCATTTCCAACCTCCACGGCAACCCGACAAAGCCCACTTCGATTCTCAGCTTCCCTTCTCCAGAAACCTGAAGACCCACCTAAAGTTCCCAACTTTCACTAATTCTTTAAGAGCCCCACTTCACTTTGAGCCCGGGGAAGAAGAGCGGGAAGTGAGAAAAGATTCTTCTCCTCCGGGCGGACCCAATTCGCTCGTTAGGCTTCCCGTGGTGGTTACGAGGTCCAGCGAGGTCTCTAGGTACGTGTGGGACGGGACTTGTTTGCGGCTCGTGAGTTTTGGTGGCGTCGGGGGTGGTGGCCGTGCGGCAGCGCCGTTCTGTCTCGATGACTTAGGTGGCGGGGCGAGAAGGGCAGCTAGGGTTTGTGGGGCGGCGGTTAGGGATTTCTTTTTGCCGAAGCAG GCAATGTTCCGAGCTATAGGAATTGGGTACTCCCGTTCCCTTCCATCTGCTGCTGCTCTGAATTGGGTCTTGAAGGATGGCCTCGGTCGTCTTAGCCGATGCATTTACACAGCTAGCCTTGCATCAGCATTTGACACCAATTTAAAG AGGGTTCGGTTCTCCACTTCTGTTCTCTTCAGTTTGAGCGTCGGTTTAGAGCTTCTGACTCCCACATTCCCGCAATACTTCCTGCTTCTGGCTTCCATAGCCAACATTGCCAAGCAAATCAGCCTTGCCTGCTACTTAGCCACTGGT TCTGCTGTTCACCGAAGCTTTGCCATAGCAGATAACCTCGGTGAAGTTTCTGCAAAGGCACAA ATTCAATCAGTTTGCTTCGATAATGTCGGGCTTGCGCTAGCTGCGTTGCTCAATATGCTATTCAAGAATAACCAGAG ATTGCTAGCAGCTTTACTGTTTGCTGTATACCCAATTTTCACAGCTATAGATCTTCTTGGAATATATCAGGGGCTGAAGCATGTTCATCTGCAAACATTAACTAAG GGCAGGCTCGAGATTATTCTGAACAATTGGATCGATTTTGGCTGTGTGCCTTTACCTGCTGAAGTGAGTAATGAGGAAGGGATTGATATCTTTAATGTCAAAG GAAAACGAGTTTGGCCTGTCAGAATAGGCTGCTTAGGTACAAAGGTTAAGATTCCTGAATTATCAATGATGACGATGAGGTCCATCAGCAGTAAAGATTATTACTTCATCTGCTTGGAATCGTACAGCAGACTAAACCAAAGCGAGAAG cAGAACATCCTTGTTTGCCTTCGAGAAGGTGCTGCCACATCAGATATAATTGCAGGCTTGTTGCAG GCATGTTATGTTCGAAAGACTCTGCTCAAGAACAGGACTTTCTGGGATCGAAGTCTAGACTCCTATGCTTCCGACGCAATCTCAAAGGAGTGGTTCAGAGTGACTGAGGACAGTCGGGAGCGTGCCAAAAAGGATCTTCCAATGGTAAGCGAGCAGATCTCGGCAGCGGGCTGGGCAGTCAAAAATGTTCTGTTGAGTACAGAGGAGCAGCTTAGGTACAGTTTTGTAGATGATTGA